One window from the genome of Molothrus ater isolate BHLD 08-10-18 breed brown headed cowbird chromosome 5, BPBGC_Mater_1.1, whole genome shotgun sequence encodes:
- the LOC118698395 gene encoding suppressor of cytokine signaling 1-like — MIRGRPDDLHNTQSTVSPLQRQHRSVLPSPVPPGLPDRFRMFRSCEWEVLERSLNILQASDFYWGPLSVGEAHAKLQREPVGTYLVRDSSQGNCLFSLSVRMPTGPVSLRISFQEGYFRLKNWFSDCVVRLLELVVAGTRNNPLHFDEMGGTPLVFSEPLCRSRRAVPTLRELCRQSLPAGAATEDRAGLGGSLGMCLREEVFSPLDRRGGSEGSVGPSPSLSWARR; from the coding sequence ATGATCAGAGGGAGGCCAGATGACCTGCACAACACACAGAGCACCGTTTCTCCTCTGCAAAGGCAGCATCGGAGCGTTCTCCCCAGCCCCGTGCCGCCCGGCTTGCCCGATCGTTTCCGGATGTTTCGTAGCTGCGAGTGGGAAGTCCTGGAGCGATCCCTCAATATCCTCCAGGCCAGTGACTTCTACTGGGGCCCCTTGTCTGTGGGGGAGGCTCACGCCAAGCTCCAGCGGGAGCCTGTAGGCACCTACTTGGTGCGGGACAGCTCGCAGGGGAACTGCTTGTTCAGCCTGAGCGTGCGGATGCCCACGGGGCCCGTCAGCCTTCGGATCTCTTTCCAGGAGGGCTATTTCCGCCTCAAGAACTGGTTTTCAGACTGCGTAGTCcggctgctggagctggtggtggCGGGGACCCGGAACAACCCCTTGCACTTTGATGAGATGGGGGGAACTCCCCTGGTCTTCTCTGAGCCCTTGTGCCGGAGCCGCCGGGCAGTGCCCACGCTGCGGGAATTGTGTCGCCAGAGCCTCCCTGCTGGTGCCGCAAcagaggacagagcagggctggggggctccttGGGAATGTGTCTGAGGGAAGAGGTGTTCTCACCCCTGGATAGAAGGGGAGGGTCAGAGGGGAGCGttggccccagcccctctctgtccTGGGCTAGGAGATGA